A window of the Mesoplasma florum L1 genome harbors these coding sequences:
- the rsmG gene encoding 16S rRNA (guanine(527)-N(7))-methyltransferase RsmG → MFNNWKIFEDNLGFVPSEEIKDKLNEYYKILVEENLKYNLTRITNEEDVYEKHFLDSLLFTKETKIDNQKIIDIGTGPGFPGIVLKIFFPETDITLIDSNNKKINFLNIVIKKLNLKQIEAKHARAEELARIENEKYDIAISRAVAYLDVILELAVRFLKIQGKLILLKGPRADEEIKNSKNIDQKLKIKLTNKQSLADTGFGERINLFYEKEKSTPELYPREYAKIVKESGKK, encoded by the coding sequence ATGTTTAATAATTGAAAAATTTTTGAAGACAATTTAGGCTTTGTTCCATCAGAAGAAATAAAAGATAAATTAAATGAGTATTATAAAATACTTGTTGAAGAAAACTTAAAATATAATTTAACAAGAATAACAAATGAAGAAGATGTTTATGAAAAACATTTTTTAGATTCTTTATTATTTACAAAGGAAACAAAAATTGATAATCAAAAAATTATAGATATTGGAACAGGGCCTGGCTTCCCAGGAATAGTTTTAAAAATATTTTTTCCTGAAACAGATATTACTCTAATTGATTCAAATAATAAAAAAATAAATTTTCTTAACATTGTAATTAAAAAACTGAATCTAAAACAAATTGAAGCAAAACATGCAAGAGCAGAAGAATTGGCTAGAATTGAAAACGAAAAATATGATATAGCAATTTCTAGAGCTGTTGCATATTTGGATGTGATTTTAGAATTAGCCGTTAGATTCTTAAAGATTCAAGGAAAATTAATTTTGTTAAAAGGACCAAGAGCTGATGAGGAAATAAAAAACTCAAAAAATATTGATCAAAAACTTAAAATAAAATTAACTAATAAACAGTCTCTTGCTGATACAGGTTTCGGAGAAAGAATAAATTTATTTTATGAAAAAGAAAAATCAACTCCAGAACTTTATCCAAGAGAATATGCAAAAATAGTTAAAGAGAGCGGTAAAAAATAA
- the ychF gene encoding redox-regulated ATPase YchF, which translates to MSLKVGIVGLPNVGKSTLFNAITNSNVEAANYPFATIEPNVGVVEVPDERLDKINEIFNSKKKIATTIEFVDIAGLIAGASKGEGLGNAFLANIRETDAICEVVRCFENKDITHVEGSVDPIRDIEIINLELMLSDEATIKKRIERITPKVRGGDKTLVAEMEVLKKAAECLDSNKLLNTLELNDEEDKILKGFQFLTAKTFIYVANVNDDELIEDNEYVKQVKEFALNNNASVVKICAKIEEDLSEATPEEKAEFLNDLGVKYSGLEQVIKAAYEALDLETYFTAGPQEARSWQYKKGWTAPQCAGVIHTDFERGFIKADIYNVQDLIELGDEKKVKESGKMRLEGKGYIMQDGDVCFFKFNV; encoded by the coding sequence ATGAGTTTAAAAGTAGGAATAGTAGGTTTACCAAATGTAGGTAAGTCAACTTTATTTAATGCAATAACAAATTCAAATGTAGAAGCAGCAAATTATCCATTTGCAACAATAGAACCAAACGTAGGTGTTGTTGAAGTTCCAGATGAAAGATTAGATAAAATTAATGAAATATTTAATTCAAAGAAAAAAATAGCTACGACAATTGAATTTGTTGACATTGCAGGTTTAATTGCAGGAGCATCAAAAGGTGAAGGTTTGGGTAATGCATTTTTAGCTAACATTAGAGAGACTGATGCAATTTGTGAAGTTGTTAGATGTTTTGAAAATAAAGATATAACACACGTTGAAGGAAGCGTTGACCCTATAAGAGATATTGAAATCATAAACTTAGAATTAATGTTATCTGATGAAGCTACAATTAAAAAACGTATTGAAAGAATAACTCCAAAGGTTCGTGGTGGAGATAAAACTTTAGTAGCTGAAATGGAAGTTCTAAAAAAGGCTGCTGAATGTTTAGATTCAAATAAACTTTTAAATACATTAGAATTAAATGATGAAGAAGATAAAATTCTTAAAGGTTTCCAATTCTTAACTGCAAAAACTTTCATTTATGTTGCTAATGTTAATGATGATGAATTAATTGAAGACAATGAATATGTTAAACAAGTTAAAGAATTTGCTTTAAATAATAACGCTTCAGTTGTAAAAATTTGTGCCAAAATTGAAGAAGATTTAAGTGAAGCAACACCTGAAGAAAAGGCTGAGTTTTTAAATGACTTAGGTGTTAAATATTCTGGTTTAGAACAAGTTATAAAAGCGGCATATGAAGCACTAGACTTAGAAACATATTTTACAGCAGGACCACAAGAAGCTAGAAGCTGACAATATAAAAAAGGATGAACAGCACCTCAATGTGCTGGTGTAATACACACTGACTTTGAAAGAGGATTCATTAAAGCAGATATTTATAATGTTCAAGACCTTATTGAATTAGGGGATGAAAAGAAAGTTAAAGAATCTGGAAAAATGCGTCTTGAAGGTAAAGGTTACATAATGCAAGACGGTGATGTTTGTTTCTTTAAATTTAATGTCTAG
- a CDS encoding uracil-xanthine permease family protein, with amino-acid sequence MKELKQEEIGLALEPREKPKSYGQWFIFSIQHVFAMFGSTVLVPIIINGLAKEVVMTSSMALFCSGVGTLIYIALTKAKVPMYLGSSFAYMTAIGMNYQAYGNSVFVAIMVAGLIYILFGILVYYLGTGFIEKIFPVIVIGPLIMIIGLSAAPSALANAGITSAKSWSDSAKGYAQWIAALIAVFTFMVTIIVTLKAKGIAKVIPVMIGILSGFVLSLIIHFSMKNSTLIDTTKITDVSQWEWYPSFKPLWKQEAKNILPAILAISPLAIIAMAEHIGDHIAMGYITKKDFVKDPGIHRTLIADGVSIVFDGLVGGPPNTTYGENTAVIGMTKVASVWVTGGAAVIAIILSFVAPVNQTISMLPEPVMGGVGMIMFGFISINGVRIMITSKTDFMNMRNVFISATVLVIGVVLSVLGEGIDIGSFNLPGLGLAAFIGIILNLILPTKLNEGFMCIEWIKSKFKK; translated from the coding sequence ATGAAAGAGTTAAAACAAGAAGAAATAGGTCTTGCTTTAGAGCCGAGAGAAAAGCCAAAAAGTTATGGACAATGATTTATATTTTCTATTCAACATGTGTTTGCTATGTTTGGATCAACAGTGCTTGTTCCCATTATTATAAATGGACTTGCTAAAGAGGTTGTAATGACTTCTTCAATGGCATTATTTTGTTCTGGTGTTGGAACATTAATATATATTGCTTTAACAAAAGCAAAAGTGCCAATGTATTTAGGTAGTTCGTTTGCGTATATGACAGCGATCGGAATGAATTATCAAGCATATGGAAATTCAGTATTTGTGGCTATAATGGTTGCTGGACTGATTTATATATTATTTGGGATATTAGTATATTATTTAGGTACTGGTTTTATTGAAAAAATATTTCCTGTAATTGTTATAGGACCTTTAATAATGATAATTGGATTAAGCGCAGCACCTTCTGCATTAGCTAATGCGGGTATAACAAGTGCAAAAAGTTGGAGTGATTCAGCAAAGGGATATGCACAATGAATTGCAGCACTAATAGCAGTATTTACTTTTATGGTGACTATTATAGTAACATTGAAAGCTAAAGGGATAGCAAAAGTTATTCCGGTTATGATTGGAATATTATCAGGATTCGTTTTAAGTTTGATTATTCATTTTTCAATGAAAAATTCAACATTAATAGATACAACAAAAATAACAGATGTATCTCAGTGAGAATGATATCCTTCATTCAAACCATTATGAAAACAAGAAGCCAAAAATATATTGCCAGCGATATTAGCAATATCACCATTAGCAATAATTGCAATGGCAGAACATATTGGCGATCATATAGCAATGGGATACATAACTAAAAAAGATTTTGTAAAAGACCCTGGTATACATAGAACACTTATTGCAGATGGTGTTTCTATAGTATTTGATGGTTTAGTTGGTGGCCCACCAAACACTACTTATGGTGAAAATACAGCGGTTATTGGTATGACAAAGGTTGCATCTGTGTGAGTAACTGGTGGAGCCGCAGTAATAGCTATAATTTTATCATTTGTTGCACCAGTTAACCAAACAATATCAATGCTACCAGAGCCTGTAATGGGTGGTGTTGGAATGATTATGTTTGGATTTATAAGTATTAATGGTGTAAGAATAATGATAACAAGTAAAACAGATTTTATGAATATGAGAAATGTATTCATATCAGCTACAGTATTAGTAATTGGAGTTGTTCTTAGCGTATTAGGTGAAGGAATAGACATAGGTTCATTCAATTTACCTGGATTAGGGCTAGCTGCATTTATAGGTATAATTTTAAATTTAATATTACCGACAAAATTAAATGAAGGTTTTATGTGCATAGAATGAATAAAATCTAAATTTAAAAAATAA
- a CDS encoding MBL fold metallo-hydrolase has protein sequence MQKYIKNFKVSFLNDANSYLIVNEISKKAILIDGGYNANLILNYLINNNLDLTDIFITHFHHDHIVGLDYISIQTNANIHIHEYDFEYLFDVNVNGTQNGQKVDFTNQKISFKVFDKNLKLTINDFLINVIHKGGHSKGTTFYEVDNQYLFVGDTLFIDGFGYHKKLFSDAVNHPLKNMFDKTCNDEIFFESIKSIGNEFSEHLIYPGHWKEGFKIKEIIANNNHPFNKLK, from the coding sequence ATGCAAAAATACATAAAAAATTTTAAAGTTTCATTTTTAAATGATGCTAACAGTTATTTAATTGTTAATGAAATATCTAAAAAAGCAATATTAATTGATGGCGGTTACAATGCAAATTTAATATTAAATTATTTAATAAATAACAATTTAGATTTAACAGATATTTTTATTACACACTTTCACCATGATCATATTGTTGGTCTGGACTACATCTCTATACAAACAAACGCTAATATTCATATACATGAATATGATTTCGAATATTTATTTGACGTCAATGTAAATGGAACTCAAAATGGTCAAAAAGTTGATTTTACTAATCAGAAGATTTCATTTAAAGTATTTGATAAAAATTTAAAGTTAACAATTAATGATTTCTTAATAAATGTTATACATAAAGGCGGTCATTCTAAAGGAACTACATTTTACGAGGTAGATAACCAATATTTATTTGTGGGAGATACGCTTTTTATTGATGGATTTGGATATCATAAAAAACTTTTTAGTGACGCAGTCAACCACCCTTTAAAGAATATGTTTGATAAGACTTGTAATGATGAAATATTTTTTGAGTCCATAAAATCTATTGGTAACGAATTTAGTGAACATTTAATTTATCCTGGTCACTGAAAAGAAGGTTTTAAAATAAAAGAGATTATTGCGAACAATAATCATCCTTTTAATAAATTAAAATAA
- a CDS encoding SprT family zinc-dependent metalloprotease, with amino-acid sequence MFVSLNLMSSLKIKKTLSYQGNNLSYTITYKEQKHIILRVIQGEVRISAPFNTPDWEIEKIIYKNISKIVSVQNKHIIASVYDFNTLKPWVKVFDQEMEIIIDENLTRSKIENNKIYMKNYFNQEEQVKKLYSILAKHYKNWFISRTIDWSLKMNVQFRNVNVKLMKAKWGYCLPKDSKIAYNTKLLHFNDEIISYVIIHELTHILHPNHSKEFWHFVERYCPNYKELQTQLNSTGI; translated from the coding sequence ATGTTTGTTTCTTTAAATTTAATGTCTAGTTTAAAAATTAAAAAAACGTTGTCTTATCAAGGCAATAATTTAAGCTATACAATTACATATAAAGAACAGAAACACATCATTTTAAGAGTTATACAAGGCGAAGTTAGAATTAGTGCACCTTTTAATACACCTGATTGAGAAATTGAAAAAATTATTTATAAAAATATTTCAAAAATAGTTTCAGTTCAAAATAAGCATATAATTGCATCAGTATATGATTTCAATACTTTAAAACCTTGAGTTAAAGTTTTTGACCAAGAGATGGAAATAATAATAGATGAAAATTTAACAAGATCTAAAATTGAAAACAATAAGATTTATATGAAAAATTATTTTAACCAAGAAGAACAAGTTAAAAAGCTTTATAGTATTTTAGCTAAACATTATAAAAATTGATTCATTTCAAGAACAATTGATTGAAGCTTGAAAATGAATGTTCAATTTAGAAATGTCAATGTTAAACTTATGAAGGCTAAATGAGGATATTGTTTGCCTAAAGATTCTAAAATAGCGTACAACACAAAATTATTGCATTTTAATGATGAAATCATTAGTTATGTTATCATTCATGAGTTAACACATATTTTACACCCAAATCATTCAAAAGAATTTTGACATTTTGTTGAAAGGTATTGCCCAAATTATAAAGAATTGCAAACTCAATTAAATTCAACAGGAATATAG
- the pgsA gene encoding CDP-diacylglycerol--glycerol-3-phosphate 3-phosphatidyltransferase produces the protein MKQKQKLNLPNWLTLIRLLLVPVVVMLVISNICDWDKSFIIGTDTSTFHITLTMLLAGIVFIVASFTDFLDGYLARKNNQVTEFGKFFDPIADKLLVNATLILFASSISIIPVWVTLVLILRDIFVDFIRMILSSKNITLSAGIFGKLKTVFQMIGLSILFFFSSFTLNIEVWQEQLILIPMYIAVAFSLYSGLDYFLKARKNLF, from the coding sequence ATGAAACAAAAACAAAAATTAAATCTACCTAATTGATTAACTCTAATAAGATTACTTTTAGTTCCTGTTGTTGTTATGCTTGTTATATCAAACATTTGTGATTGAGATAAAAGTTTTATAATTGGAACTGACACTTCAACATTCCATATAACATTAACAATGCTATTAGCTGGTATTGTATTCATCGTAGCAAGTTTCACAGATTTTTTAGATGGATACTTAGCTAGAAAGAATAATCAAGTTACAGAATTTGGGAAATTCTTTGACCCAATAGCAGACAAACTTCTTGTTAATGCAACTTTAATTTTATTCGCTTCAAGTATTTCTATAATACCTGTTTGAGTAACTTTAGTCTTAATCCTAAGAGATATATTTGTAGATTTTATTAGAATGATATTGAGTTCAAAAAATATAACTTTATCTGCAGGAATTTTTGGAAAATTAAAAACAGTTTTCCAAATGATTGGATTATCAATCTTATTCTTTTTTAGCTCATTTACTCTTAATATAGAAGTTTGACAAGAACAATTGATTTTAATTCCAATGTATATAGCTGTAGCTTTCAGTTTATATAGTGGTTTGGATTATTTCTTAAAAGCAAGAAAAAATTTATTTTAG
- a CDS encoding DUF951 domain-containing protein: MHTELQIGDLVVFKKSHPSGTVKWELIRIGALYKFKSTDKFDLFIELRRSVLDKQIKQIIKKEGE, encoded by the coding sequence ATGCATACAGAATTACAAATCGGTGATTTAGTTGTCTTTAAAAAATCGCACCCAAGTGGAACTGTAAAATGAGAACTAATTCGCATTGGTGCGCTATACAAATTTAAAAGTACTGACAAGTTTGATTTATTTATAGAATTAAGAAGAAGTGTTTTAGATAAACAAATAAAACAAATAATAAAAAAAGAAGGAGAATAA